CAAAAATATCGTGAAAACGACGCCTGAAGAAATAGAGGAACTGCTTAAAAAAGCCGAGGCCGGACAGGCCGTTAAGAATGGCTGACGGCGCAGGTTTGCCGCGCCGCTAAACCATGCGGGAACAGGCCGAGAAATTTCTGCTGTACCTGCGGTCGCGCAATTACGCGGCCCGCACGCTGCGCGCGTACAGCGCATGCCTTGACGAGTATCTGGAATTTCAGGGCCGGCGCGGCGCGGCAACGCTCGCGGGGTTTAACAGGACGAACATACGGCTGTATCTGGCGTATCTGAGCGCGGCCGGCCCGGCGCGCAACACCGTGATAACAAAGATTTCCGCGCTGCGCAGTTTCGCCCGCTACGCGATGGATCAGGGTTTGCTCAAGCGCAATCCGTTTCTGCTGCTGCCGCTGCCGAAAAAAGAGCGCCGGCTGCCGCGGTTTCTTACCGAGGAGGAAGTGGCCGGGCTGATTGATGGGCTTAAATATACGGACCGCGCGGGCGGCCGCAAGAGCAGTCTGCCCCGGTATGAGAAACGCGACCGCGCGTTGCTTGAGTTGCTTTACTCCAGCGGCCTGCGCCGCGCGGAAGCCGCGGGGATGAATGTAGGCGACGTGGATTTTTACAGCGGGTTCGTGCGGGTGCTGGGGAAAGGCTCGAAAGAACGGCTGGTGCCGGTGGGCGAGCGGGCGCTGGCGGCTTTGCGGGAGTATCTCGCCGAACGGGCCGGGCCGGGGCCCGGTGAGCCGATGTTTGTCAACCGCAATGGCGCCCGGCTAGGCGGGCACGGAGTTGCGTTCGTGCTGAAGCGGGCGCTGTATGTGACCGGCGCCGAACGCGCGGTTTCGCCGCATGCGCTGCGCCACAGTTTCGCCACCCATATGCTTAACAACGGGTGCGACCTGCGTGCGCTGCAGGAAATGCTCGGGCACCGGAACCTGGCCACGACCCAGATTTACACGCATGTGTCGTACCGGCACCTGCGCAAGGCGTATGACGGGGCTCATCCGAAAGCGGCACGGCGGCGCCACGCCGCCTTCAAGCCGGACGGAACTGATGGGCGCGCCGCATGAACGCGGGCGCGGCGGCTGTTTTCAAGGAGGAGGTTCATGATCGGAATAGGCGTTGACGCGGGCGGAACTTTTATAAAATTCGTGGCCGTGGGCGATAACTGCAGAGTGCTTGACCGCGCGCAGGCTCATACGCCCGCCACGGGCGGGGAATTTGTCGGGGTGATTTCGGAGCGGATTCTGCAGTGGAAGAGAGAGCTGGGCGGCCGCCTGTGCGCCGCGATGGGGTTCGCCGGCGCGGTGGATTTTGAGCGCGGAGTGGTGCACAAGGCGCCCAATATTCCCTGCATAGAGAATCTGAACATAGCGGAGCAGGTCAAAAAGCGGACCGGGATACCCTGCGTGCTCGATAACGACGCCAATATGGCCGCCTGGGGCGCTTACGCCTATGACCTGAAGGAAAAATATCCCACCGTGATTACCGTAACGCTCGGCACCGGAGTGGGCGGCGGGCTGGTGCTTGACGGCGAGCTGTTCCGCGGCGCGACGGGCGCGGCGGCCGAAATAGGGCACATGAACATAGAGCCGGGCGGACGCAGGTGTCCGTGCGGCGGGCGGGGCTGTCTTGAGGCGTATTGCGGCAAACACGGCATTATAGCGCGGGCCCGGTCGGCCTATGCGGCGGCGGGCAAAAAAATACCCGACGGCATTGATCCGCTCTGGCTGGCCGAAGCGGCGGAAAGCGGCGACAAGGCCGCGCTGGAGCTGTGGCGCAAAACAGGCGAATACCTCGGGTACGGGCTGGGCAACGCGTGCGTGCTGCTGAGCCCGGACGCGATAGTGTTTACCGGCGGGCTCAGCGGAGCGAAAAAATTTTTTATGCCGGCGGTTGAAAAAGTGTTCGCGGACTGGGCGATGGACACGGCGTTCAGGCATGTGAAGCTGAAAGTGTCGCGCTTTCCTAATCTGGGCAGTATGGGCGCCGCGCTGTATGCCCGGCATTGCTGCCGGAAATAAAACCGTGAGATACCTGCCACGCTTCGCGCTTGCATGTCTGGCGGCGGTTTTTACGGCCGGCGCGTTCGGCTATGACCTGCCGGACGCCGGCGGCAGTCCGCATATTAATTTCGAAGCCGATCGCGCCGACTATAACCGCGCCGCCGACAGCATAAAGCTTTCCGGCCATGTGAAACTGAAGGAAGTCGGCCGGCCGGACGAGCTG
The DNA window shown above is from Elusimicrobiaceae bacterium and carries:
- a CDS encoding tyrosine-type recombinase/integrase, which encodes MREQAEKFLLYLRSRNYAARTLRAYSACLDEYLEFQGRRGAATLAGFNRTNIRLYLAYLSAAGPARNTVITKISALRSFARYAMDQGLLKRNPFLLLPLPKKERRLPRFLTEEEVAGLIDGLKYTDRAGGRKSSLPRYEKRDRALLELLYSSGLRRAEAAGMNVGDVDFYSGFVRVLGKGSKERLVPVGERALAALREYLAERAGPGPGEPMFVNRNGARLGGHGVAFVLKRALYVTGAERAVSPHALRHSFATHMLNNGCDLRALQEMLGHRNLATTQIYTHVSYRHLRKAYDGAHPKAARRRHAAFKPDGTDGRAA
- a CDS encoding ROK family protein, producing MIGIGVDAGGTFIKFVAVGDNCRVLDRAQAHTPATGGEFVGVISERILQWKRELGGRLCAAMGFAGAVDFERGVVHKAPNIPCIENLNIAEQVKKRTGIPCVLDNDANMAAWGAYAYDLKEKYPTVITVTLGTGVGGGLVLDGELFRGATGAAAEIGHMNIEPGGRRCPCGGRGCLEAYCGKHGIIARARSAYAAAGKKIPDGIDPLWLAEAAESGDKAALELWRKTGEYLGYGLGNACVLLSPDAIVFTGGLSGAKKFFMPAVEKVFADWAMDTAFRHVKLKVSRFPNLGSMGAALYARHCCRK